A segment of the Allosaccharopolyspora coralli genome:
GCCAACACCCCTTCGACGACGGCACCGCCACGCGCCTGCGCACTCTGCTGGATCTGCCCGAGGAAGCGGTCGCGGCCCTCAGCGAAATTCCCACGCGAGGCAGCCTCGACCGGCTTCCGCCGACCGATCCGACCTTGTACCGACTCTACGAAGTGTTGCAAGTGTACGGACCGGCGCTCAAGGAGCTGATCCACGAAGACTTCGGCGACGGCATCATGAGCGCCATCACCTTCCGCGCGGACGTGCAGCGCGTCGATGCCGAGGAGGGACCCCGTGTACAGATCACTCTCGACGGGAAGTTCCTGCCGTACAAGTGGTGAGTGGGTGGGGTTCCGCCGCCCCATGACCAACGCCGAACACTCCACGCGCCCTCGGTGAGGAACGGCTCGATGGTCGAGGTTTTGACGTTCGGTCACGGCACCGCCACACAGGAGGAAATGATCCGTCTGCTGCACGATGCGGAGGTAGCCGAGGTGGTTGATGTGCGTTCCGCCCCCGGCAGCCGCCGCAATCCACACGTGGCCAAAGCCGCGCTCGAAGAGTGGCTTCCCGCGCACGACGTCGGCTACCGCTGGGAGCCGCGTCTGGGCGGGTTTCGCAAGCTGCCGCCGGACTCGCCGGACCGGTTGTGGCGCAACGACTCGTTCCGGGCGTATGCCGCGCACATGCGGACACCTGATTTCGTCGACGCCGCGCGGGAACTCGTCGAGGACTCCGCTACTCACCGCGTCACGATCATGTGCAGTGAAACCGTGTGGTGGCGCTGTCACCGACGCATGATCGCCGACTTTCTCCACGTCGCACACGACGTCCTGGTACGCCACCTGATGCACGACGGAACGATGCCCGAACACGAGCCACTCAGCGGCGTCCGGACCCGCGCCGACGGCCTGCTCGTCTACGACTGACCCGGTCGGGTTTGACGATCTCCGCGTCGAGGTAGCCCGTGCCCACCGGAAGTCCGCAGGAGCACGACACACGGAGGAAGCTCATGCCGCCCGACGACCGACGTTCCGAACACGAGGCACCCGGTCCAGATCCCATCGTCACCCCTGGCCTGGACCCCGGCGGCGGCGTGCCTCCGGGTGAAACCCCGCCTGCCGAGGGAGGACTGTCCGGTGTCTCGCATCAGGAAAGTGGACCGACCCGCGGCTTGCACGTGGTCACCACCGTGTTCGTGTTCGTGGTCGCGGTGGCCGTCGCCGGTTTCATCGCCGGACACGTCTTCGGGCTCCTCTGAGTTCCCGCTGGGTT
Coding sequences within it:
- the cynS gene encoding cyanase; translation: MRRSEATEAVLEAKQAKNLSFSGIADELGTDRVWTTAALLGQHPFDDGTATRLRTLLDLPEEAVAALSEIPTRGSLDRLPPTDPTLYRLYEVLQVYGPALKELIHEDFGDGIMSAITFRADVQRVDAEEGPRVQITLDGKFLPYKW
- a CDS encoding DUF488 domain-containing protein produces the protein MVEVLTFGHGTATQEEMIRLLHDAEVAEVVDVRSAPGSRRNPHVAKAALEEWLPAHDVGYRWEPRLGGFRKLPPDSPDRLWRNDSFRAYAAHMRTPDFVDAARELVEDSATHRVTIMCSETVWWRCHRRMIADFLHVAHDVLVRHLMHDGTMPEHEPLSGVRTRADGLLVYD
- a CDS encoding DUF6480 family protein, giving the protein MPPDDRRSEHEAPGPDPIVTPGLDPGGGVPPGETPPAEGGLSGVSHQESGPTRGLHVVTTVFVFVVAVAVAGFIAGHVFGLL